The Ipomoea triloba cultivar NCNSP0323 chromosome 13, ASM357664v1 genomic interval ACCCTTGCCAAATCCACCACCAACACCTCCACCTTTACCAATGCCTCCTCCAATTCCTCCACCCCTGCCAAATCCACCACCAACACCTCCACCTTTACCAATGCCTCCTCCAATTCCTCCACCCTTGCCAAATCCACCACCAACACCTCCACCTTTACCAATGCCTCCTCCAATTCCTCCACCCTTGCCAAATCCACCACCAACACCTCCACCTTTACCAATGCCTCCTCCAATTCCTCCACCCTTGCCAAATCCACCACCAACACCTCCACCTTTACCGATTCCTCCTCCAATTCCTCCACCCTTGCCAATTCCACCGCCAACACCTCCACCTTTACCGATGCCTCCCCCAATTCCTCCACCCTTACCAAATCCACCACCAGCACCTCCACCTTTACCGATGCCTCCTCCAATTCCTCCACCCTTACCAAATCCACCACCAACACCTCCACCTTTACCGATGCCTCCTCCAATTCCTCCACCTTTACCAATGCCTCCACCCTTGCCAAATCCACCGCCTACACCACCCCCAAATCCACCACCTTTACCAATACCCCCACCTATTCCACCCCCCTTTCCAAACCCTCCGCCGACACCACCTCCTCCACCATAACCACCACCCCCTCCAAACCCTCCTCCGCCACCACCCCCTCCTCCAAATCCTCCCCCACCACCAGCTCCTCCACCAAATCCTCCGCCACCACCATACCCACCCCCAAATCCGCCGCTCTTACCAATCAACCCAAActtctcatcatcatctttcACATTTCTAGCAAAAACCACACTTCCCACAAAAACATGAAAACAAAGCAATGATAAAATACAAACCCTCACTCCACCTGCCATTCTCAAGGAATGTTTTGAATTGCTTGCCCTACAAGCTTCAGGCTATTGCACTGACTAAAATGCTACAAAGCCAATGCCCTTTATATACTGCATATCTCACTGTTTCGTATTCAACTAGTAGACATATAGCATTAAATTCCCTCAACTGCTACCAACTGCTAGCCATATTAACGAAAGAAAAGCATCCCTCAATTATGACAACGTGTTTTCTTTAATGATAAGTTGTTTTCGCAGTATACTAGCTACATGCAGAAAACTTCCGTGATGCATGAAAACATAGCCATTTGCTCTCACATGTCTATGTCGAAAATTCTACATGGTAGTTTAGAAGAACGATTTCTTCAACTGTACATTAAAGGCGCCATTACAAAATGGCCattataacttttttcttttatatctGTTCATacctattttctcaacctactaaagtaCAAGAATCAATGTCCTCACACTGAGTTCGAACCTGAaacctctcatttgagaagtcACAGATATGCCAGCTAGacaacaaagcttttggcaaagGTCATTAGAACTTGTTTACCCATTTCTCCCTATTACAGCTATGTTGACATGTTGTACTTATATTATATTTCCGTATCACTGTTGACTCAGAAGATGGATGTTCTTTACATTTAAATAAGCATTCATAGCTCACTTTAGTGTAGCtaggttttttctttttctttttctttttctttttttctttttttttctaaaaaaataattttcatccCGAAAAAATCAATTACATTGAAGGCAAGGCCAGACACGTACACCTTACTGAatcttattaataataataaaaaaaactattacataaaagagaaaaaaagacTTGAGCACAAGAAGATTATGTAAGAGTTGAGAACAAATCCCTCTATACTCTCTATGCAATTGAAGCATGtactccatccaactaaaagttgctatatttatgctcacacacCCCGTGTGCGGGTGTGGTTTAAcccatgatcttttgcatggctttaataccaaattgaagtatgtgctctatccaactaaaagtctaagttgGTGAAAAAGTGTTCTTCGATTTATGGGAAATTATGTAGCTATAATTTAAAGGTATGCAGTAAGTGAAACTCATCTTGTAACTTTAGTTGACAAAAGATCATAAAGAGATAAATCtatctaaattttttataaatggCCAATTTAAATCAAAAAGGATAATAGACATtgcctgaaaaatcaaattaaaaattttataattatcaagctAACAGTTACATTAAGAAATAGAGAAAaggatacatacatacatacaaatatatatatatacaaatctatatatatacatacaaatatatatatatatatatatatatatatatatatatatatatatataaagtatcaTAATAGTTGCTCTGTAAGATATATTATTCTAGTctaaatttatatactaaatttatTGTCTGACACCACCATCCACTATAACCACATGCATATATCTACCATTCACTGTTTGGGGGCTCATATATCAGGATGAACCATGGTACATCTTACAAGAATATTCATTAGTAGTATATTAAGTGtttgtttttagtatattgaatgttattttttagAGATTTATTTGTTGTgcatatattaaatgttcacttttaagtatattttcaaatatattaaaatgatttataGTATAATTACATATCTTTTAAATTACCTCGTCCATCAATCTCCAATATAGAAATAATGAGGGATCTTTAAGTTTGGAATTCAAACTTATATCCATCGTCCAGAATTGAGATGTACCATAAATAGAAACAAAAAGGTGAAATTAATATCTAACTGTATTTACCTAGTGGTTCTTTAAAGTTTGAATTGCAACCACATTAAAAATAGCATATATCCTCCACGCTTTTTTGTATCAAACTTCTGAGTTGTCACATGGAAACTCTGTACGACGTATGACTTTGATAGGTGAATATGTGAATAAAGCAATCTTGGCAATAAATAGTGGTTCTTATGCTGGTGTGTAACACTGTAAGTTAATTATAAAACAGAAATCCACTATCCCATCTTTATTGGGGCGTGGACTAAATTCATGATAGATTGGGAAATCGTAGCTATCATGCAAGCCAAATAATTGCATTAGTTACCTATCAATCGAAAG includes:
- the LOC116001689 gene encoding glycine-rich cell wall structural protein, whose product is MAGGVRVCILSLLCFHVFVGSVVFARNVKDDDEKFGLIGKSGGFGGGYGGGGGFGGGAGGGGGFGGGGGGGGGFGGGGGYGGGGGVGGGFGKGGGIGGGIGKGGGFGGGVGGGFGKGGGIGKGGGIGGGIGKGGGVGGGFGKGGGIGGGIGKGGGAGGGFGKGGGIGGGIGKGGGVGGGIGKGGGIGGGIGKGGGVGGGFGKGGGIGGGIGKGGGVGGGFGKGGGIGGGIGKGGGVGGGFGKGGGIGGGIGKGGGVGGGFGRGGGIGGGIGKGGGVGGGFGKGGGIGGGIGKGGGGGGGIGRGIGKGGGIGGGIGKGGGVGGGVGGGFGKGGGIGGGIGKGGGVGGGIGNGGGVGGGVGGGAGGGAGGGFGKGGGIGGGGGAGGGAGGGFGGGAGGGFGKGGGIGGGGGFGKGGGIGGGVGGGSGGGFGGGFGGGAGGGGGGGGGFGGGGGGGIGHH